The Halomarina ordinaria genome segment AAGGATGTACCCGAAGTTCGCTTGGCGCATACCTCCGGGGTGTGGCTCCAGTGTAATATGCATACCTCCCGTATAATCACGATTGCAGTGTACCGAGGAACACGCCAGAGACCGTGTCTACAGCCTGTCTTCGAGCGCAGCTAATCGCGTTCCTGCCTCGAAGGCATGTGGAAACTCCGCGAGGAAGATAAACAGCCCATCGAAGTCCCGGGGATGGTACAGGTACTCGGTGAACTCACCCGCGGAGATCTCTCCGACCGGCTCAACCCCATCGTCGGCCAGTTCCCCTGCGGCGGCCTCGAGATCTGCCACCCGAAACGCGATGGCGTACAGCCCAGTATCGTACTTCTCGATGAATCGTGCAACGGCGTTCTCCGAGTCGTTGTCCGACGGCTCGACGACGTCGATACCAATGCCGGCGGTAT includes the following:
- a CDS encoding VOC family protein, with the protein product MDVVSIDRIVIATDNLDRTAGTLTDRLDLNFGELLTLTTETAGGTNDLQSVIDTAGIGIDVVEPSDNDSENAVARFIEKYDTGLYAIAFRVADLEAAAGELADDGVEPVGEISAGEFTEYLYHPRDFDGLFIFLAEFPHAFEAGTRLAALEDRL